A single region of the Pirellulales bacterium genome encodes:
- a CDS encoding tRNA-dihydrouridine synthase, with the protein RLWGVADEPRPLAVQIWDNDPAILAEVGAKLAHEFRVSVVDINFGCPVKQVTEKAHSGSYLLKHPDRVAAIVARVAQACAPTPVTAKIRLGCTRDRINAIDVAQVVEGAGGAALTVHGRTAQDYFKGTADWERIAEIKPYLKRIPLIGNGDLASVEAVLQVFRRYPVDGVMIARAALAKPWLFRQVQSALRGEPIAADPTLAEERALLLTHYDLVVRRFGVEKGTILMRKYACCYAQGRPGAREFRTYVSKAADAQAFHQIVERYFPQESEAVPAANGDDDNCGESSELDAE; encoded by the coding sequence CGCCTGTGGGGCGTGGCCGACGAACCGCGACCGTTGGCCGTGCAGATCTGGGACAACGACCCGGCGATTCTCGCCGAGGTCGGCGCCAAACTCGCGCACGAGTTTCGCGTCAGCGTGGTCGACATCAACTTCGGCTGCCCTGTGAAGCAAGTCACCGAAAAAGCGCACAGCGGATCGTATCTGCTCAAGCATCCTGATCGGGTCGCGGCGATCGTGGCGCGAGTGGCCCAGGCCTGCGCCCCCACGCCGGTCACCGCCAAGATTCGGCTGGGCTGCACGCGCGATCGCATCAACGCCATCGACGTGGCGCAAGTGGTCGAAGGGGCCGGCGGCGCCGCGCTCACCGTCCACGGCCGCACCGCCCAAGACTACTTCAAGGGCACGGCCGACTGGGAACGGATTGCCGAGATCAAGCCCTATCTCAAACGCATCCCCTTGATCGGCAACGGCGATCTGGCTTCGGTTGAAGCGGTGCTGCAGGTGTTTCGCCGTTACCCGGTCGATGGCGTCATGATCGCCCGCGCGGCGCTCGCCAAACCGTGGCTGTTTCGCCAAGTGCAGTCGGCCCTGCGCGGCGAACCAATCGCCGCCGACCCCACCTTGGCCGAGGAGCGCGCCCTGCTTCTGACACACTACGATCTGGTGGTCCGCCGCTTCGGCGTCGAAAAAGGGACCATCCTGATGCGCAAGTACGCCTGCTGCTACGCGCAAGGGCGCCCCGGCGCGCGCGAGTTTCGCACCTATGTCTCCAAAGCCGCCGACGCGCAGGCCTTCCACCAGATTGTCGAACGATATTTTCCGCAAGAAAGTGAAGCTGTTCCTGCCGCGAACGGTGACGACGACAATTGCGGCGAGTCAAGCGAACTCGACGCGGAGTAA
- a CDS encoding M48 family metalloprotease, translating to MPILVQCTECGRSFRVREELAGRTAKCGGCHSRLVIPKVSVAAPQQFEAPFDLASFTKELRAALAKSTPDRKISNGYRLAVMLATLTLLALPIGYLAIVGAAAFLLIRLGTSQLGAFSVLDIALFAAGCVVVLFLLRPIPWLFYRASPDVFPIFPIRRYPLIEAIAREISLAQGSPMPTHLKFDCELNASASFGHRLSDVIRQKQMVLTIGLPLLRNLSTTQIAGIIAHEMTHFDQRQSFRLTVLGRWLSNWVRFVAEQRNDVTLQSVLRAQWRIERFVRAVIAMGLGLAQALLVTLHSIAELMVAAVSRQMERYAYRRQAMLVGSVAFAETMLWLNKGAMAQRSVDRSLSQSLERRTLPDNLPELFRICVADLSADHITALKERLTTERAGLLDSHPSYRDTMYDLRKTNPPALLTDRAEAYRLIVDFEGLCRAVTRARYYELLGGDLSLVTIAPIQEIFPYWEAANSSAPAQFPGN from the coding sequence ATGCCAATCCTCGTTCAGTGTACGGAATGTGGTCGCAGCTTTCGTGTCCGCGAAGAATTGGCAGGTCGAACTGCCAAGTGCGGCGGTTGTCATTCGCGACTCGTCATTCCAAAGGTCTCTGTCGCCGCTCCCCAACAATTCGAAGCGCCTTTCGATCTCGCTAGCTTCACTAAAGAACTTCGCGCCGCGCTCGCCAAGTCGACACCCGATCGCAAGATCTCAAATGGCTATCGACTCGCCGTGATGCTGGCGACTCTTACCCTACTGGCGCTGCCTATCGGCTATCTAGCGATTGTCGGGGCCGCTGCCTTCCTCTTGATTCGGCTCGGCACGTCGCAATTGGGGGCGTTCAGCGTGTTGGACATCGCGCTGTTCGCCGCCGGTTGCGTTGTCGTGCTGTTCTTGCTGCGGCCGATTCCCTGGCTTTTCTATCGCGCGTCGCCAGATGTGTTTCCAATCTTTCCGATCCGTCGATATCCCCTCATCGAAGCGATCGCGCGCGAAATCAGCCTTGCGCAGGGCAGCCCAATGCCAACTCACTTAAAGTTTGATTGCGAGCTCAACGCGTCGGCTTCGTTCGGCCACCGACTGAGCGACGTGATCCGGCAAAAACAGATGGTGCTGACCATCGGTTTGCCGTTGCTTCGTAATCTATCGACAACTCAGATCGCGGGTATCATCGCCCACGAGATGACGCACTTTGACCAGCGGCAATCATTTCGACTCACCGTGCTCGGAAGGTGGCTTTCGAATTGGGTGCGCTTTGTCGCCGAACAGCGCAACGACGTCACGTTGCAATCCGTGCTAAGGGCGCAATGGCGTATCGAACGCTTCGTTCGCGCCGTCATCGCCATGGGTTTGGGGCTAGCTCAAGCGTTGCTTGTAACGTTGCATTCTATTGCCGAATTAATGGTTGCCGCCGTCTCCAGACAGATGGAGCGCTATGCCTATCGCCGACAAGCCATGCTTGTCGGCTCCGTTGCCTTTGCAGAAACAATGCTTTGGCTCAACAAGGGAGCTATGGCGCAGCGCAGCGTGGATCGGTCCTTGTCGCAATCTCTGGAACGACGTACGCTCCCGGACAATTTGCCAGAGCTATTCCGTATCTGCGTCGCGGACCTGTCCGCGGATCACATTACGGCCCTCAAGGAACGATTAACCACGGAACGCGCAGGATTGCTCGACTCACATCCGAGCTATCGCGACACGATGTATGACCTCCGCAAGACCAACCCGCCTGCTTTGTTGACTGATCGCGCCGAGGCATATCGATTGATCGTCGATTTTGAGGGGCTTTGCCGAGCAGTTACCCGCGCTCGCTATTACGAGCTTTTGGGCGGTGACCTGTCATTGGTAACAATCGCTCCGATCCAGGAGATTTTTCCCTACTGGGAAGCTGCCAACTCCTCAGCGCCGGCTCAATTCCCCGGCAATTGA
- a CDS encoding ThuA domain-containing protein, whose protein sequence is MIGRAGVLWRLGVCLLGLCFFGSVANGGQTKPKLRVLALGGSGGSHRTAEMIRLASPRLASAGVALTYSEDVASTLGDESLAHCDCLFIYKDDGELPPEAERSLLAYLRQGGGLVAVHCASHAFRNSDAYTRLIGGRFHHHGTGEFRSVVVDAQHAITQGWRNFSTWDETYVHDQLANDNRVLAVRAEDGGYEPYAWVRGLGRGRIFYTALGHDERTWGQPEFTDLLARAARWAAAAADEAPAAEELSVEQYTHRALTTEPPQPLAPEDSMRRMHLPEGFAVRLFATEPDIVKPLTMAEDERGRVWVVESVDYPNDVLEPFAGHDRIKICEDTDGDGRADRFTVFADGLNIPTSLLPYRDGVLVALAPHIVHLRDTDGDLVADRRDVLYTGFGKMDTHAVHSNFRWGMDNWVWATVGYSGGEVTAGGETHRFKQGVIRFKPDGSKLEVLTSTSNNTWGLGFRETGEVFVSTANNQHSVHLAIPNRYFEQVRGWHGMGWAEIEDHKQMHPVGHDLRQVDSYGGYTAAAGQTIYTAAQFPPAYRDRAALVCEPTGHLVHIDWLTPRGSGYVARDGFNLLASDDPWTAPIETQMALDGSVWMIDWYNYIVRHNPTPPGFETGAGNAYITPQRDKSHGRIYRIHYGDAPPAAAGLASDNVAGLIAALASDNMAARLHAQRLLYERGKTDIAAQWTQLVAADGVAAPHALGLLTGLEVERREWSQALDAALRSKKTSVRMAALAALARDATCVERLLASGALDAEQPTVCLAALLTLAEMPASDDAARALAGLLRHDAVAKDRWLPTAAIAAAARCDLAFLLAAAVRDKTAAPPALAEAVRVVSRHWAAGDDHARIGELVVALSSSEPAIAGAAIGGLAGGWSGREAVELNEEQLGALNRLMGLVDVEGQLTLAKLTQQWGIGDAFAEQVRQVEAKLVEQAADAERDDDKRIEAVRQLVAMARHDEALRRLTDLITPRSSPALVAGILDALATSSRAEIGELLIECWPRLTPTSRTQAVATLLRRSSWTARLLDAVARGTVSADDLSADQWQNLVHHPEAALAQRAKKLSAGNNRLPSEDRQRVLSELLPIAERRGDVTRGKLVFEQNCAKCHRHGDLGERIGPDLTGMAVRPRAEILTDVLDPNRSVEGNFRQYVVTTTDGLILTGLLLAETKTSVELLDSQAKRHVVQRDEIDEFAASPLSVMPEGFEKLPADDLAALLEFLSVKGRFVPLSIAKAATAISTRGMFYSREADAERLVFDDWGTKRVDEAPFQLVDPQGDRTENIILLYSPASEMCRRLPTSVTLDCNTAATKIHLLSGVSGWGYPVGMKGSVSLIVRLHYADGSTEDHELKNGEHFADYIRVVDVPKSQLAFKLREQQIRYLAVAPARPKETIAKIEFVKGPDQSAPVVMAVTVERDEN, encoded by the coding sequence ATGATTGGTCGGGCTGGCGTGCTCTGGCGGTTGGGCGTTTGTTTGCTGGGCCTTTGCTTTTTTGGCTCGGTGGCCAATGGCGGACAGACAAAGCCGAAGCTGCGCGTGCTGGCGCTGGGGGGCTCTGGCGGCAGCCATCGCACGGCCGAGATGATCCGTCTGGCGTCGCCCCGCTTGGCGAGCGCCGGCGTGGCGCTCACCTACTCGGAGGACGTGGCCAGCACGCTTGGCGACGAATCGCTGGCCCATTGCGATTGCCTGTTCATTTATAAGGACGACGGCGAGTTGCCGCCCGAGGCGGAGCGGTCGCTGCTCGCTTATCTGCGGCAAGGGGGCGGGTTAGTGGCGGTCCATTGCGCTTCGCACGCGTTTCGCAATAGCGACGCCTACACGCGCCTGATTGGCGGAAGGTTTCATCATCATGGGACGGGGGAGTTCCGGTCGGTCGTCGTCGACGCTCAGCATGCAATTACGCAAGGTTGGCGGAACTTTTCAACCTGGGACGAAACGTACGTTCACGATCAGCTTGCCAATGACAATCGTGTGCTGGCGGTGCGCGCGGAGGATGGCGGATACGAGCCGTACGCGTGGGTGCGCGGGCTTGGTCGGGGAAGGATCTTCTACACGGCGCTGGGGCACGACGAGCGCACCTGGGGCCAGCCTGAGTTCACCGATTTACTGGCGCGCGCAGCACGTTGGGCCGCGGCAGCGGCCGACGAAGCGCCGGCGGCGGAGGAGTTGTCGGTGGAGCAGTACACGCATCGCGCGTTGACCACCGAACCGCCCCAGCCACTCGCGCCCGAAGACTCGATGCGGCGCATGCACCTGCCCGAGGGATTCGCAGTGCGTTTATTCGCCACCGAGCCGGACATCGTTAAGCCGCTCACCATGGCCGAGGATGAACGCGGAAGAGTATGGGTGGTCGAGAGTGTGGACTATCCAAACGACGTGCTGGAACCATTTGCCGGGCATGATCGCATCAAGATTTGCGAGGACACCGATGGCGACGGGCGCGCCGACCGATTCACGGTGTTTGCCGACGGGTTGAATATTCCGACGTCGCTATTACCGTATCGCGACGGGGTGCTGGTCGCACTGGCGCCGCACATTGTTCATCTGCGCGACACCGATGGCGACCTGGTCGCCGATCGGCGTGATGTGCTGTACACCGGCTTTGGCAAGATGGACACGCATGCGGTACACAGCAATTTTCGCTGGGGAATGGATAACTGGGTGTGGGCCACGGTGGGCTACAGTGGCGGCGAGGTGACCGCCGGCGGCGAAACGCACCGCTTCAAACAGGGGGTGATTCGATTCAAGCCCGATGGCTCCAAGCTGGAGGTGCTCACCAGCACCAGCAACAACACCTGGGGATTGGGTTTTCGAGAAACGGGGGAGGTGTTTGTATCGACCGCCAACAATCAGCACTCGGTGCATCTGGCGATTCCGAACCGCTACTTTGAGCAGGTGCGCGGCTGGCACGGCATGGGTTGGGCGGAGATCGAAGACCATAAGCAGATGCACCCCGTTGGGCACGACCTGCGGCAGGTCGATTCGTATGGCGGTTACACGGCCGCTGCCGGACAGACGATATACACGGCGGCGCAGTTTCCGCCAGCGTATCGTGATCGCGCAGCGCTGGTTTGCGAGCCGACCGGCCACCTGGTGCATATCGATTGGCTGACGCCGCGCGGCAGCGGCTATGTGGCGAGGGATGGATTCAACCTGCTGGCGAGCGACGATCCGTGGACGGCGCCGATCGAAACGCAGATGGCGCTCGATGGATCGGTGTGGATGATCGATTGGTACAACTACATTGTGCGGCACAACCCGACGCCGCCAGGATTTGAAACTGGCGCCGGTAACGCCTATATCACGCCGCAGCGCGACAAATCGCACGGGCGCATTTATCGCATCCATTATGGCGATGCGCCGCCAGCGGCGGCCGGGCTGGCGAGCGACAATGTCGCCGGGCTCATCGCAGCGCTGGCTAGCGACAACATGGCGGCGCGATTGCACGCCCAGCGATTGCTGTACGAACGTGGAAAGACAGACATCGCGGCTCAATGGACGCAATTGGTCGCGGCCGATGGCGTGGCGGCGCCACACGCGTTGGGACTGCTGACCGGGCTGGAAGTCGAACGGCGTGAATGGAGTCAGGCGCTGGATGCCGCGCTACGGTCGAAGAAGACGAGCGTACGGATGGCGGCGCTCGCGGCGCTAGCGCGCGACGCAACGTGTGTGGAGCGATTGTTGGCCTCGGGAGCACTTGATGCCGAACAGCCAACAGTTTGCCTGGCCGCGCTATTGACCTTGGCCGAGATGCCGGCCTCGGACGACGCGGCGCGGGCGTTGGCCGGCTTATTGCGTCATGACGCAGTGGCCAAGGACCGCTGGCTGCCGACGGCGGCCATTGCCGCGGCTGCCCGTTGTGATCTGGCGTTCTTGTTAGCCGCCGCTGTTCGGGACAAGACCGCAGCGCCGCCGGCATTGGCGGAGGCCGTTCGAGTGGTCAGTCGGCACTGGGCCGCCGGCGACGATCACGCAAGGATCGGCGAACTAGTTGTTGCGCTGTCGTCGAGCGAACCAGCAATCGCGGGGGCGGCAATCGGCGGCCTGGCTGGTGGTTGGAGTGGCCGCGAGGCAGTTGAGTTGAACGAGGAGCAACTTGGCGCGTTGAATCGACTGATGGGACTCGTCGACGTGGAAGGCCAGCTCACGTTGGCGAAATTGACCCAGCAATGGGGGATCGGCGACGCGTTCGCCGAGCAAGTGCGGCAGGTCGAAGCGAAGCTAGTCGAGCAGGCCGCCGACGCCGAGCGGGATGACGACAAGCGGATTGAGGCGGTGCGACAATTGGTCGCGATGGCGCGCCATGATGAAGCGCTACGACGGCTGACGGACTTGATTACGCCGCGATCGTCGCCTGCGCTGGTGGCTGGCATACTGGACGCGCTGGCGACCAGTTCGCGCGCGGAGATTGGCGAACTGTTAATTGAATGCTGGCCACGGCTGACGCCCACCAGTCGCACGCAGGCAGTCGCCACGCTCCTGCGGCGCAGCTCATGGACGGCGCGGTTGCTCGACGCCGTAGCCCGCGGCACGGTTTCGGCCGACGACCTGAGCGCCGACCAATGGCAGAACCTGGTGCATCATCCCGAGGCCGCGCTCGCCCAGCGAGCGAAGAAGCTATCGGCCGGCAACAACCGGTTACCGTCGGAAGACCGCCAGCGCGTGCTCAGCGAGTTGTTGCCCATCGCCGAGCGGCGCGGCGATGTGACGCGCGGCAAATTGGTGTTCGAGCAGAACTGCGCCAAGTGCCATCGGCACGGCGACCTGGGCGAACGAATTGGACCCGACTTGACTGGCATGGCTGTACGTCCACGAGCCGAGATATTGACCGATGTCCTCGACCCCAATCGATCGGTGGAAGGTAATTTTCGGCAGTACGTGGTCACCACGACCGATGGCCTGATCCTCACGGGACTGTTGCTCGCGGAGACCAAGACCTCGGTTGAATTGCTCGATAGCCAAGCAAAGCGGCATGTGGTGCAGCGCGACGAAATCGACGAGTTCGCGGCTTCGCCGTTGTCGGTGATGCCCGAGGGGTTCGAGAAGTTGCCAGCGGACGATTTGGCGGCGCTACTCGAATTCTTGAGCGTGAAGGGGCGGTTTGTGCCGCTGTCGATCGCCAAAGCGGCGACCGCGATCAGCACGCGCGGCATGTTCTACAGCCGAGAGGCTGACGCCGAGCGATTGGTGTTCGACGATTGGGGAACGAAGCGGGTCGACGAGGCGCCGTTTCAGCTTGTCGATCCTCAGGGGGATCGCACGGAAAATATCATTCTGTTGTATTCGCCGGCTAGCGAGATGTGTCGGCGCCTGCCGACTTCCGTGACGCTGGATTGCAACACCGCGGCCACCAAGATTCACCTGCTGTCAGGCGTGAGCGGTTGGGGATACCCGGTCGGCATGAAGGGGAGCGTGAGCCTGATCGTGCGATTGCACTACGCGGACGGCTCAACCGAGGATCACGAACTGAAAAATGGCGAACACTTCGCCGACTACATTCGGGTGGTGGATGTGCCGAAGTCGCAACTGGCGTTCAAGCTGCGCGAGCAGCAGATTCGCTACTTGGCCGTTGCGCCGGCGCGGCCCAAGGAAACCATCGCCAAGATTGAGTTCGTGAAGGGGCCGGATCAATCGGCGCCGGTGGTGATGGCGGTGACGGTGGAGCGGGACGAGAATTAG
- a CDS encoding CinA family nicotinamide mononucleotide deamidase-related protein: protein MQAEVISIGDELTSGQRLDTNSQWLSERLGELGVRVLYHSTVADDLDANVRVFQTAAERADVIVATGGLGPTADDLTRDAIAAMAGRPLVLNQEVLEYIRALFARFGRDMPEKNQVQALFPEGSRVIPNPNGTAPGIDMDIARTGRGPSRIFALPGVPAEMMEMWRATVEPAIAALVGASRVIRHRRIKCFGVGESHLEQMLPDIIRRGRDPSVGITVSGAVITLRITAAGASPDDCLAAMAPTIATIHECLGDIVYGEEEDELEHAVHRLLAEKQLTLASAEWGTGGLIAQELSSLDQPQQRFLGGVVVTSAAAIESALGVPPHLLEQHG, encoded by the coding sequence ATGCAGGCCGAAGTGATATCGATCGGCGACGAGTTGACTAGCGGCCAACGGCTCGACACCAACAGCCAATGGTTGAGCGAGCGCCTCGGCGAACTCGGTGTGCGCGTCCTGTATCACTCCACCGTCGCCGACGATCTGGACGCCAATGTTCGAGTCTTTCAAACCGCCGCCGAGCGCGCCGATGTCATCGTCGCCACTGGCGGGCTGGGGCCAACGGCGGACGATCTCACGCGCGACGCGATCGCCGCTATGGCGGGGCGCCCGTTGGTGCTGAACCAGGAAGTGCTCGAATACATCCGCGCGCTCTTCGCCCGCTTCGGCCGCGACATGCCGGAAAAGAACCAGGTGCAGGCGCTTTTTCCCGAAGGTAGCCGCGTCATCCCCAACCCCAACGGCACGGCGCCCGGCATCGATATGGATATCGCGCGAACCGGGCGCGGCCCAAGTCGCATTTTCGCGCTGCCCGGCGTGCCGGCCGAAATGATGGAGATGTGGCGCGCCACCGTCGAACCCGCCATCGCCGCCCTGGTCGGCGCCAGCCGAGTCATTCGTCACCGCCGCATCAAGTGTTTTGGCGTCGGCGAGAGCCACCTCGAACAGATGCTCCCCGACATCATCCGCCGCGGGCGCGACCCATCGGTCGGCATCACCGTCAGCGGCGCCGTCATCACGCTGCGCATTACGGCGGCCGGCGCCTCTCCAGACGACTGCCTGGCCGCCATGGCGCCCACCATTGCCACCATCCACGAATGTCTCGGTGACATCGTCTATGGCGAGGAAGAAGACGAACTCGAACACGCCGTCCATCGCCTGCTGGCCGAGAAACAATTGACGCTCGCCAGCGCCGAGTGGGGCACTGGCGGTCTGATCGCCCAGGAACTCAGCAGCCTGGACCAACCGCAACAGCGATTCCTGGGGGGCGTTGTCGTAACCAGCGCCGCCGCAATCGAGTCCGCGCTCGGCGTTCCGCCTCACCTGTTGGAACAACATGGCG